CCGGCGGGGCTACCTTGGCCCCCGGGGTGTGGGCGGCCGGAAACGTCACGGACCTCACGGGCCAGGTCATGGCGTCGGCGGCGTCAGGGGGCATGGCCGCGGCTGCCATCAACGCGGACCTGATCCTTGAAGAGACCACCCTGGCCGTGGAAGCTGCGCGGTTGGCGGTCCGAATCTGAGCAAAAGGGTCGACGTAGGGACCAAGAGCGAGGAACATTAAGGGACAGCCGTTGAAGGAGGTTGGGTATGTGCTACGCGTACTATGACGACTTCGAGCGGCGCACGAAGAAGGACTCCGCGCGCAAGCCCGAGACACAAACGTGTGAGCCAGTCAAGGAAACAGAAGCCGCAGCAGGGAGCCGTCCACGGACGGAAGGAACGCTGTGGACCTTCCTGGCCCGCCGTCGCAGGGAATTCGAGGTTTCCGAACCGAAGATCGACCGCATCCGCGAGAAAGTCTAGGCATCATCCTGGACTGAATCGACCAACTGATCCACTGAAAGCCGCTGCCCCGGCAGCGGCTTTCCGCTGCCCAAACCGTTGTCAGCAACCTGCCGGGACACTACACCTGGCGGGCCAGTTCTGCCCGGAGCGGATACACGGCGCCGTCCAGGATCACTTGGAGGCAGGTGCCTTCCGCATTGACCAGGAGGGGTGCCATGAGGTTCACGGTGGTCTTCTCCGGAGCCGGGTTGACCACCACCAGGACCGTCGCGTTGGCAACACTGGCAAGTCCCAGGGCCTCCAAGTCCGCCGACGGAATGGCCGGCTCATAGTCCGGAACGTACACGGAGGCATCAGCTACGAACATCCGCACGCGCGGCTCTTCCACTTCCAGGGCGTAAAGACCTTCTGCGCCGGCGATGCCGCGCAGGGAGAATCCATCGGCTGCTTCCAGCCCCGGCATGGGGGAGGCGAAGGCCAGGGTGTCGAATGCCAGTGCCGTGCTCATCGGAGGAAGTCCATGAGTGTCGGCTGGAGCACCTTGGCCGAGACGGCGAGTGCCACCTGGTAATTGGTTTCCTGCAATTTCAAATCCATGACCGCCTTTCCCAGGTCCATGTCTTCCACCCGGGACCTTTGACTTTCCAGCGTAGCCTTCATCCCCTCCAGTGAATCCTGGGCCTGCCCGAGCCGCGTTTGCCGCATGCCAACATCGGAGCGGCCATCGATCACGGCCTTGATCCGGTCGCCGAACGCGGCCAGCCGGGCGTTGGGATCGGCGCCGGAACGGATATCGGCGACGACGTCACTCACCAAGGCGAAAACGGAGCCGGCGCCATCCCCGAAGATCGCACCGCCGTCGGAATCCACGCGCACCGTCCGGGCGGCGTCAACGCGACGTTCCACGGAACCACCTCCAGCGCCCACGTACGTCGGGGGAGTGGTGTTGGTGAATGCGCCCACAGTGTCCGAACTGCCGGCGAAGACGTTGCGGCCCAGGTACTGCGTATTGGCCTGGGTCAGCAGGTCTTTGCCCAGGCCTTCGATCTCGACGGCGATGGCCTCCTTGGCGCTGCTGTTGAGGGTGCCGTTGGAGGCCTGGACCACCAGGTCGCGAACGCGGTTGAGGATGTTGGTGGACTGTCCCAAAGCCGTGTCCGCAGCAGCGAGCCAGCCATTGCCGTCGCTGATGTTGGTGCCGTATTGCGTGGCCGCGCTGAGCTGGGCGCGCATGGCGATGGCTTGGGCGGCACCCGCGGGGTCGTCGGATGGGCGGCTGATGTTCTTCAGCGTCTGGGCCCGTTCCTGCAACTCGGCGAGCCGGGATTGGGCGGTCTGGAGATTCCGCTGAGCGGCGGCTGACATCATCTGGTTGGTGACGCGATTGAGCACGGCTTACCTTCCCACCAATCCGGTGCGGTTAATCAGGACATCCAGGGCTTCGTCGATAGCGGTCATGACGCGCGCCGCAGCCTGGTAGGCGTGTTGGCTGGCGAGAAGTGCGACGTTCTCCTCATCAAGGCTCACCGAGGCGGCAGAGGAACGCTGCCCGACGGCGGAGACACTCGCCGCGTCTGCCAGTTGCGAGTGCTGCTGGGCTGACCTGGAAGCCATCCCAATCCCTGCCACCACTCCGTTCCAGAAGGTGTCCGGCGCGTCCGGCTTCGAGCCGATTTGGGCCACGGCGTCCGCGATGCTGCCGTCCAGGGAGCCCGCACCAGGTGCGCCGGTAGCGATTCCCGCGGCACTGGTGGGAACCACCCGGAGGGACAGTGCGACGGGGACGCCGGGCGTGCTGGTGAAGAAGTCGAGGTTGCCGGCACCGCTGGCCGTCTGGCCTGTGCGGTGGACTGCATTGACGTCGTTCATCACCTGGGTGGCAAAGGCGTTGTATGCCGCTGCTGCTTCGGCGATCGCGCCCCCCGTTCCGGCTCCCTTGCTTCCCGCGGCCGCAGGGGCCAGGAGGGAGACCGCTCCGGCGAGTTGGCCGCCGTCGAGGTTAACCGCCAGGCCGGAGCGGTCCGCCCACTCCAACTGAACCGGCTGTCCGGGGCCGCCCATGGAAGTTTGTCCCGCCAGCGTCAGCGCCCGGTGCGACGTCCCCGATACCAGGGCGTTGCCGCCGATGAACACGTCGGCGGTGCCGTCCGGATTCTCCCGGACGGTGCCGCCCGCCAGCGCAGCTATGGACTCGGTCAGCTGGTTCCTCGTGTCAATGAGTTCGTTCGCGGAACCCCCTGAGGCCAGGACCGAGCGGATGGTGGCGTTCAAGTCGGCCACCCTGCCTGCGGTGTCGTTCAGTTCTTCCACGGTGGCCGAGGTTTCACCACGCACCCGGCTCCACTGGGCGTCTAGTGCTTTGTAACCGGCCGAGACGGTTTCGCTGAGGGTAGCGGCAGCTTCAAGCAGGACCGACGCCGGAGCGGATTCGCCCGGGTGGTTGGAGACTCCCTGCCATGATGCCCAAAAGGTGTGCAACGCCGTCGAAATTCCGTGCGGTCCGGGTTCCTGCAGTGTGTCCTCAAGCCGTTGGAGTTCCGTGGACCGGATCCCGGTGAAGCCGGACTGGGCCCCGGTCCTGCGAACCCCGGCGTCGAGGAAGCTGCTGCCGAGCCGCGAGATACCGTCCACCGAGACGCCTTGGCCGGCCTGGCCCGTGGCCGGGTTCAGTCCTATCGGGGCGGGTGCGCCGATGGCCGACTGGTCCAGCCGTTGGCGGGTGTAGCCGGGGGTGGTGGCGTTGGCGATGTTCTGGCCGGCCAGGTTGATGGCCTGCTGTGCCGCGGTGAGGCCGCGGTAGGCCGTGTTGAGTCCGCCGAAAGTGCTCACGTGAAGATGTCCTTTTCGCTGAGTGGACGGTCAGAATTGCCGGTCGACCAGGTGCGCGGCCGATCGGTCCCCGGTCCGGCCGTGGGAGTCGTAGGTTCCGGCCGCGGGTTTCAGGTCGGCAAGTGTTTCCTGGGTGGAACGGACGGCTGCCCGCAGGAATTGTTCATTGGAATCTCGGAGTTCCTTGATGGCCGCTGCCTGCTGGCGCATCGCCGTGACATGGGACGTGAGGACCTCGGCCCAGGCGGGATCCGGTGCGGCGGCGGCCAGCTCGGCCAAGGAACAGTCCTGGGAGACACCCCATTGCGCGGCGACGGACGCGATCTCCACCGTACGGGCCAGGCCGGCCTGGGAAACGCGCTCCAGGACCTGCTCCACTTCCCTGGTGCCGTGGGGCAGCCAACGTGACTTGCCTGCTGTCAGGAGCAGCTGCTCTTCTTCGAGCTTGAAGGTCAGGAGATCGAGAAGTTCGCGCTCGCGCCACAGCAGGGCTGACAGTTCATGGATGGCCACAGGGGGTCAACTCCAGTTCAGGTCGGTATCGGGTGCGGTTGTGATGGCGTACCTCCCGCCAACTCCCTTTTAGCTATCGGCCGATGGCTGGCTGAGGTTAGGCGGCGTGGTCCCTGAATCTTTCCTTGGGATTTTTCCTAACGG
This Paenarthrobacter sp. GOM3 DNA region includes the following protein-coding sequences:
- a CDS encoding flagellar assembly protein FliW, producing MSTALAFDTLAFASPMPGLEAADGFSLRGIAGAEGLYALEVEEPRVRMFVADASVYVPDYEPAIPSADLEALGLASVANATVLVVVNPAPEKTTVNLMAPLLVNAEGTCLQVILDGAVYPLRAELARQV
- the flgL gene encoding flagellar hook-associated protein FlgL; its protein translation is MLNRVTNQMMSAAAQRNLQTAQSRLAELQERAQTLKNISRPSDDPAGAAQAIAMRAQLSAATQYGTNISDGNGWLAAADTALGQSTNILNRVRDLVVQASNGTLNSSAKEAIAVEIEGLGKDLLTQANTQYLGRNVFAGSSDTVGAFTNTTPPTYVGAGGGSVERRVDAARTVRVDSDGGAIFGDGAGSVFALVSDVVADIRSGADPNARLAAFGDRIKAVIDGRSDVGMRQTRLGQAQDSLEGMKATLESQRSRVEDMDLGKAVMDLKLQETNYQVALAVSAKVLQPTLMDFLR
- the flgK gene encoding flagellar hook-associated protein FlgK, producing the protein MSTFGGLNTAYRGLTAAQQAINLAGQNIANATTPGYTRQRLDQSAIGAPAPIGLNPATGQAGQGVSVDGISRLGSSFLDAGVRRTGAQSGFTGIRSTELQRLEDTLQEPGPHGISTALHTFWASWQGVSNHPGESAPASVLLEAAATLSETVSAGYKALDAQWSRVRGETSATVEELNDTAGRVADLNATIRSVLASGGSANELIDTRNQLTESIAALAGGTVRENPDGTADVFIGGNALVSGTSHRALTLAGQTSMGGPGQPVQLEWADRSGLAVNLDGGQLAGAVSLLAPAAAGSKGAGTGGAIAEAAAAYNAFATQVMNDVNAVHRTGQTASGAGNLDFFTSTPGVPVALSLRVVPTSAAGIATGAPGAGSLDGSIADAVAQIGSKPDAPDTFWNGVVAGIGMASRSAQQHSQLADAASVSAVGQRSSAASVSLDEENVALLASQHAYQAAARVMTAIDEALDVLINRTGLVGR
- a CDS encoding flagellar protein FlgN; the protein is MAIHELSALLWRERELLDLLTFKLEEEQLLLTAGKSRWLPHGTREVEQVLERVSQAGLARTVEIASVAAQWGVSQDCSLAELAAAAPDPAWAEVLTSHVTAMRQQAAAIKELRDSNEQFLRAAVRSTQETLADLKPAAGTYDSHGRTGDRSAAHLVDRQF